The following DNA comes from Desulfitibacter sp. BRH_c19.
TACAAGTTCAGGCCCTTGAAAAAGAGCTAGATGTGAATTTATTGAGCAGAAGTAATAAGGGAGTCAAATTAACAGAAGAAGGCCAAGTTGTATATGATTACGCTGTATCTTTACTAGCAATTCAAGACAACATAGAGCGTCAACTTGGCTGCATAAAAAATAAACAAACCGAAGTTGTGGTAAGCTCCTGTACGACTGTTGGCTCATACGCATTGCCTTGCAGTCTTTATACTTTTAGAGAAAAATATCCTAATGTAAATATTTTATTGGATATTACCAATTCAAGTAGTGTGATAAAAAAAGTAATAGATGGATCTACGCGAATAGGGATTATTGAAGGAAAGCCAGAAAGCAAAGGCATAATGCTCACAAAGGTTACAAGTGATAATCTAAAACTAGTAGTTTCCCCTAAGCGCTTCAAAAAACCTGAAATATCTATTGATGAGTTTTTACAGGTGCCCCTTATTACAAGGGAAACCGGTTCTGGCACTAAAGCTGTAATAGTTGAAGCACTTGAAAAAGCTGAGGCCAATATAGGTAACGCTAATATCGTTATGGAAATAAGTTCTCCAGAGGCTATTAAATCTGCTTTAATAGCAGGAAAGGGATTTTCTATATTATCCAAGCTGGCAATCAAAAAAGAACTTGCTACAGGGACTTTAAAAGAGGTAGAAATTAGTGGAATCGATTTTAAGGCTGACTATTTTCTAGTCCATTCTCCTGACTATAATCTTAAAGGACCTGAAAAAGATTTTGCAGAATTTGTTAAGTCAAAAAAAAGAGGTTTTTGTTAATTATAACAAAAACCTCATTAATATTTTACTGCCAAGCCAGGCACCTAAGAAAACAAAAATCCCATAAACCCAACCACTTAATGATAAGGACGGTATGGCACTAAAAAAAGCTCCAATATTGCACCCTGACGATATTCTTGTTCCATACCCCATAATTATGCCACCCAAAAGAGCTACAATCACCTGCTTGTAGGACTTTACTTTTTTAAACTTAAATTGTGAAGCAAGCAGAACAGCCAGCAATGCACCAATGATTAGGCCAAAATCCATCAATGAAAGAGTGTTTGTAAAAAATCCCTGTGTCATTGCTTCCGCTCTGACTGGGTTAGTAGCAAAATACTCCCATTGTTCAGGTTTTCCACCCAATGATCTCCATATCCATGCAGCCCAATTTGTAAAACCCGAGGTTATCTGCCATGGTCTTCCTATCACAACAAAAAGTATTGTATTCAATATTGCAATCAATACAGCTCCAGTATAATAGGTCCATGGTTCTTTAATTAGCTTATCCAGCATCCTTCCACTCCCTATCTCTTTATAAGTCTGATTTCCCACTCCCCATTATCAACCTCAACTATTTCACATGGCAGATTATTCTTCTG
Coding sequences within:
- a CDS encoding LysR family transcriptional regulator, encoding MNLEYLKTFYITVRCNSISKAAKLLHMSQPGVSIQVQALEKELDVNLLSRSNKGVKLTEEGQVVYDYAVSLLAIQDNIERQLGCIKNKQTEVVVSSCTTVGSYALPCSLYTFREKYPNVNILLDITNSSSVIKKVIDGSTRIGIIEGKPESKGIMLTKVTSDNLKLVVSPKRFKKPEISIDEFLQVPLITRETGSGTKAVIVEALEKAEANIGNANIVMEISSPEAIKSALIAGKGFSILSKLAIKKELATGTLKEVEISGIDFKADYFLVHSPDYNLKGPEKDFAEFVKSKKRGFC
- a CDS encoding YeeE/YedE family protein, with product MLDKLIKEPWTYYTGAVLIAILNTILFVVIGRPWQITSGFTNWAAWIWRSLGGKPEQWEYFATNPVRAEAMTQGFFTNTLSLMDFGLIIGALLAVLLASQFKFKKVKSYKQVIVALLGGIIMGYGTRISSGCNIGAFFSAIPSLSLSGWVYGIFVFLGAWLGSKILMRFLL